The following proteins are co-located in the Megalobrama amblycephala isolate DHTTF-2021 linkage group LG12, ASM1881202v1, whole genome shotgun sequence genome:
- the mrps36 gene encoding 28S ribosomal protein S36, mitochondrial isoform X1 — MGSKVSGKMAAASRVVQVVRPHAPLIKFPDRKSVPRPNVQEALKVLTASLPQISPSAPPPATSISPPPRPPGPISRLPGTPDNISVVKDLPQKYRRRTLALDEMDYIQRGGPE; from the exons ATGGGAAGCAAAGTGAGTGGCAAGATGGCAGCTGCCAGTCGGGTCGTGCAG GTTGTGCGACCTcatgcacctttaataaaatttCCAGATCGAAAGAGTGTCCCTAGGCCAAATG TACAAGAGGCACTGAAGGTTCTTACAGCCAGTCTCCCACAGATCTCCCCATCCGCACCTCCACCTGCAACGTCAATATCACCTCCTCCCAGACCACCGGGACCCATCAGCCGACTGCCGGGCACCCCGGACAACATCTCTGTAGTTAAAGATCTCCCTCAGAAATACCGCAGGAGAACCCTTGCATTAGATGAAATGGACTACATCCAG CGAGGCGGACCAGAGTGA
- the pola2 gene encoding DNA polymerase alpha subunit B gives MASVTAEDIKSELDTFNIAFNDDTVDKLLQQCVCHRLKGDDIVCEWFAFSASKEQLPLTLENLDQFEHEILNKKKKSKGSSKGSQFNKTRDINSIQELIRAEEEEENLLDAYSTPAKGSQKRALTTPEHPQSKRGVARLASPSLMLSPASFSPSATPSQKYGMRGGRGEVVSSFGMVQGPRWTGKGQTSVRVEMLEGGENSLISSYKYMFQRLRDVRDVLTEKIEELGEELRSHFNIEEFSPVSLPVQDSITVLGQVCCDSNGKLNAQSVLLEAGQEQGGRQVPVDLSELKEFSLFPGQVVVMEGMNPSGEKFVATKLYEGIPLPFYCPSEVKQEMDEVSEPVMVMMACGPYTPSESLTYDPLIDLITIINKDRPDVCILFGPFVDSKHEQIEKNQVTETFESIFKRCVDSIVEGTKGSGCRLVFVPSQRDVHHHYIYPQPPFNLTNLSKDDTARVTLASDPCTLLIGNVTFGLTSTDIVFHMGAEEISSGTGTERFSRIMKHMLTQRSYYPLYPPAEEVNMDYEKFQQFGLMNLTPDVLIVPSELRYFIKDVIGCVCVNPGRLTKGQVGGTYGRLLIQPNPVLVDGKRVSPCIAGQVVKI, from the exons ATGGCATCAGTCACTGCAGAGGACATCAAGTCTGAGCTGGACACTTTCAACATAGCCTTCAACGATGACACTGTGGACAAAC TGTTGCAGCAGTGTGTATGTCACAGGCTGAAGGGGGATGATATTGTATGCGAGTGGTTTGCTTTCAGCGCCTCTAAAGAACAGCTGCCGCTCACTCTTGAGAACCTGGACCAGTTTGAACATGAA ATACTGAACAAGAAGAAAAAGTCAAAAGGCTCATCGAAGGGAAGCCAGTTTAACAAGACTAGAGACATCAACTCTATCCAGGAACT AATCCGAgcagaagaggaagaggagaacTTGTTGGATGCCTATTCAACACCGGCCAAG GGCTCTCAGAAGCGAGCGTTGACCACCCCAGAACATCCTCAGTCCAAGAGAGGTGTGGCCCGTCTCGCCAGTCCCAGTCTAATGCTGTCACCTGCCAGCTTCTCACCAAG TGCAACACCTTCTCAAAAATATGGCATGCGTGGGGGACGAGGAGAGGTGGTTTCGTCTTTTGGGATGGTGCAGGGTCCACGCTGGACGGGTAAAGGACAGACCAGTGTGAGGGTGGAGATGCTGGAAGGAGGAGAGAATTCACTCATCAGCAGCTACAAATATATGTTCCAGAGACTGAGAGACGTGCGGGACG TTCTGACAGAAAAGATTGAAGAGCTCGGAGAGGAATTGCGGAGTCATTTTAACATAGAGGAATTCTCTCCAGTTTCACTACCTGTTCAG GATAGCATCACAGTACTGGGGCAGGTGTGTTGTGACAGTAACGGGAAGCTCAATGCCCAGTCTGTGCTGCTGGAGGCTGGACAGGAACAGGGAGGCAGACAGGTGCCTGTGGATCTGTCCGAGCTCAAAGAGTTCTCGCTCTTCCCTGGACAG gTTGTTGTCATGGAAGGTATGAATCCCTCTGGGGAGAAGTTTGTAGCTACCAAACTGTACGAG GGTATTCCGCTGCCTTTTTACTGCCCGTCTGAAGTGAAACAGGAAATGGATGAAG TGTCTGAGCCTGTAATGGTCATGATGGCTTGTGGAccgtacaccccctctgaaagtTTGACCTATGACCCTCTGATTGACCTCATAACTATCATCAATAAAGATCGTCCTGATGTATGCATTCTG TTTGGGCCATTTGTTGATTCCAAACATGAGCAGATTGAG AAAAACCAGGTAACAGAAACATTTGAATCCATCTTCAAGAGATGTGTGGACAGCATAGTGGAAGGAACcaaagg GTCGGGATGCAGGTTGGTGTTTGTGCCGTCTCAGAGGGATGTCCATCATCATTACATTTATCCTCAGCCACCCTTCAACCTGACCAACCTCAGCAAAGATGATACAGCG AGAGTGACCTTAGCGAGTGACCCCTGCACGCTCCTCATTGGTAATGTGACTTTTGGCCTGACATCTACAGACATTGTGTTTCATATGGGAGCTGAAGAGATCAGCAG TGGCACTGGCACAGAACGTTTCTCAAGGATCATGAAACACATGCTGACCCAGAGGAG CTACTATCCTCTCTATCCTCCTGCGGAGGAAGTTAACATGGATTATGAGAAGTTTCAACAATTCGGCCTAATGAACCTCACACCTGATGTTCTCATCGTTCCTTCTGAACTTCGGTATTTCATCAAg GATGTGATTGGCTGTGTATGTGTCAATCCTGGCCGTCTCACTAAAGGACAGGTGGGCGGGACTTACGGACGGTTACTCATTCAGCCGAACCCTGTGCTGGTGGATGGGAAGAGAGTGAGCCCATGTATAGCAGGACAGGTGgtgaaaatatga
- the cenph gene encoding centromere protein H: MTVTTSWRQFLTGLQLRGLESCYEKVILVNKNIKSKNRKRQHAKMSSSNHGGPSSDSDPAEMNNSLTDPSSASDGVTPTRLLKMKEIMENQCFEMNVKVSLGKHKESHEAEEDLSKYESAIEQARLSYFNKTLVLNRMQIWNAIIEKMIQNDADAEALKELTNENTELCEKAMQIIKETRELQDQITDIQKERLDLKGQIKKKMLEINELKQVKENQGAVQQRAKERAEAVLQKHQKVTTILQNVLRGIILASKVNWRDDPKLRDIAMGLENIPN; this comes from the exons ATGACTGTCACGACTTCCTGGCGGCAGTTTCTGACAGGATTACAGTTGCGCGGCTTGGAATCTTGTTACGAAAAAGTGATATTAGTAAACAAAAACATCAAGAGCAAGAACCGGAAGCGACA GCATGCAAAGATGAGTTCCAGTAATCATGGTGGACCCTCTTCAGATAGTGACCCTGCTGAAATGAACAACAGCCTAACTGATCCGTCGTCAGCTTCTGATGGAGTGACACCCACACGTTTGCTAAA aatgaaagaaataatggaaaatcagtgttttgaaatgaatGTTAAAGTCAGCTTGG GAAAACACAAAGAGTCACATGAAGCTGAAGAAGATCT ATCCAAGTATGAAAGTGCAATAGAGCAGGCAAGACTCTCATACTTCAACAAGACACTGGTATTAAACAG aATGCAGATTTGGAATGCCATCATTGAAAAGATGATTCAGAATGATGCAGATGCTGA GGCACTAAAGGAACTTACCAATGAGAACACTGAGCTCTGTGAAAAGGCCATGCAAATTATAAAG GAAACACGAGAGCTTCAGGACCAGATCACAGATATTCAAAAGGAAAGACTTG ACCTAAAAGgacaaattaagaaaaaaatgctGGAGATAAATGAGTTGAAACAAGTGAAGGAAAATCAGGGAGCGGTTCAGCAGAGAGCCAAGGAAAGAGCTGAAGCGGTTCTACAGAAACACCAGAAAGTCACCaccattttacaaaatgtgctTCGG GGAATTATACTGGCCAGTAAAGTCAACTGGAGAGATGATCCAAAGTTAAGAGACATTGCAATGGGACTAGAAAACATACCTAACTAA
- the mrps36 gene encoding 28S ribosomal protein S36, mitochondrial isoform X2, translated as MVVRPHAPLIKFPDRKSVPRPNVQEALKVLTASLPQISPSAPPPATSISPPPRPPGPISRLPGTPDNISVVKDLPQKYRRRTLALDEMDYIQRGGPE; from the exons ATG GTTGTGCGACCTcatgcacctttaataaaatttCCAGATCGAAAGAGTGTCCCTAGGCCAAATG TACAAGAGGCACTGAAGGTTCTTACAGCCAGTCTCCCACAGATCTCCCCATCCGCACCTCCACCTGCAACGTCAATATCACCTCCTCCCAGACCACCGGGACCCATCAGCCGACTGCCGGGCACCCCGGACAACATCTCTGTAGTTAAAGATCTCCCTCAGAAATACCGCAGGAGAACCCTTGCATTAGATGAAATGGACTACATCCAG CGAGGCGGACCAGAGTGA
- the dimt1l gene encoding probable dimethyladenosine transferase, which translates to MPKVKAEKKSRKHQEVKSQGIMFNTGIGQHILKNPLVVNAIIAKAALRPTDVVLEVGPGTGNMTVKLLEKAKKVVACELDTRLVAELQKRVQCTPMQNKLQILIGDVLKAELPFFDLCVANLPYQISSPFVFKLLLHRPFFRCAVLMFQREFAMRLVAKPGDKLYCRLSINTQLLARVDHLMKVGKNNFRPPPKVESSVVRIEPKNPPPPVNFQEWDGLVRIAFVRKNKTLSAAFKSAAVEQLLEKNYRIHCSVHNIELQQDFNIAQKIDSILQESKFSEKRARSMDIDDFMVLLHAFNSAGIHFS; encoded by the exons ATGCCGAAGGTTAAAGCCGAGAAAAAATCTCGAAAACATCAGGAGGTGAAGAGTCAAG GAATTATGTTCAATACTGGTATTGGTCAGCATATTTTGAAAAACCCTTTGGTTGTCAACGCCATCATAGCAAAG GCAGCACTACGACCAACAGATGTGGTTTTGGAAGTAGGTCCTGGAACTGGTAACATGACCGTCAAACTCCTGGAGAAAGCCAAGAAA GTTGTTGCATGCGAGTTGGACACAAGGCTTGTTGCTGAGCTTCAGAAAAGAGTCCAGTGCAC TCCAATGCAGAACAAGCTTCAGATCCTCATAGGGGATGTCCTAAAGGCGGAGCTCCCCTTTTTTGACTTGTGCGTGGCTAACTTGCCTTATCAG ATATCATCGCCTTTCGTGTTCAAACTGTTACTTCACAGGCCATTTTTTAG GTGTGCCGTGCTGATGTTTCAGAGGGAATTTGCCATGCGCTTAGTGGCTAAACCAGGAGACAAGCTATACTGCAGATTGTCCATCAACACACAGCTCCTAGCCCGGGTGGATCATCTCATGAAG GTAGGAAAAAACAACTTCAGACCGCCTCCAAAAGTAGAGTCCAGCGTGGTGAGGATAGAGCCCAAAAATCCTCCGCCGCCTGTCAACTTCCAG GAATGGGATGGTCTTGTCAGAATTGCATTTGTTCGAAAGAACAAAACGCTCAGTGCTGCCTTCAA GTCAGCTGCAGTTGAGCAATTACTGGAAAAGAACTACAGAATTCACTGTTCTGTGCACAACATA GAATTACAACAGGATTTCAACATTGCTCAGAAAATTGATAGCATCCTTCAAGAGTCAAAGTTTAGTGAAAAGAGGGCACGCTCCATGGATATAGATGATTTCATGGT GCTTCTTCATGCATTCAACTCTGCCGGGATACACTTCTCCTAA